Proteins found in one Brevibacillus brevis genomic segment:
- a CDS encoding UDP-N-acetylglucosamine 1-carboxyvinyltransferase, which produces MDKLIINGGKPLAGTVTISGAKNSAVALIPAALLADGPVVIENLPRIQDVGIYHELLQEMGADVLFEEDWMEVDGRSMRLMLMPNGRIKKLRASYYLWGALLAKFGEAQVGLPGGCDLGPRPVDLHIKGFEAMGAEVENKNGVMTIRAQNGRLQGARIYLDLVSVGATINIMLAAAKADGVTIIENAAREPEIVDVATLLNNMGANIKGAGTDMIRIQGVERLRGCRHTIIPDRIEAGTYMIAAAATNGNVMVENVIPKHLESVTAKLREIGVHVVEQDDSIQVIGHDSYRSIDVKTSPYPGFPTDLQQPITTLLTLAKGSSIVTDNIYSSRFRHVDELRRMGASLKIEGRSAVIEGGSKLNGAKVVASDLRAGAALFIAGLATNGTTELEGLEHIDRGYENLVGKLQALGADITRVGLQSMENHQR; this is translated from the coding sequence ATGGATAAGCTGATCATCAACGGTGGAAAACCGCTCGCGGGGACGGTGACCATCAGCGGAGCAAAAAACAGCGCGGTCGCACTCATTCCAGCAGCGTTGCTGGCAGATGGACCCGTTGTTATTGAGAATCTCCCCCGTATTCAGGATGTAGGTATTTATCACGAGCTCTTGCAGGAAATGGGAGCTGACGTGCTGTTCGAAGAAGATTGGATGGAAGTAGACGGACGCAGTATGAGGCTGATGCTCATGCCAAATGGTCGCATCAAAAAGCTTCGTGCCTCGTACTATTTGTGGGGAGCTTTGCTCGCCAAGTTCGGTGAAGCCCAGGTAGGCTTGCCAGGTGGCTGTGATTTGGGCCCGCGTCCAGTAGATTTGCATATCAAAGGCTTTGAAGCGATGGGCGCCGAAGTGGAGAACAAAAACGGCGTCATGACTATCCGTGCCCAAAATGGACGTTTGCAGGGTGCGCGAATTTATCTCGATCTGGTCAGTGTTGGTGCGACCATTAACATCATGCTGGCTGCTGCCAAAGCAGACGGTGTGACCATTATTGAAAACGCTGCCCGTGAGCCTGAAATCGTCGATGTAGCAACCTTGCTCAACAATATGGGAGCAAACATCAAAGGGGCAGGAACGGATATGATCCGCATTCAAGGCGTCGAACGCTTGCGCGGATGCCGTCATACGATTATCCCCGATCGAATCGAAGCGGGGACGTACATGATTGCGGCAGCAGCAACGAACGGCAATGTGATGGTGGAGAATGTTATACCGAAACATTTGGAGTCTGTAACGGCCAAGCTGCGCGAAATTGGTGTGCACGTGGTAGAGCAGGATGACAGTATTCAAGTCATCGGACATGATTCTTATCGATCAATCGATGTGAAAACGAGTCCGTATCCGGGTTTTCCAACGGATCTCCAGCAGCCGATCACGACCTTGCTGACTCTTGCCAAAGGCTCAAGCATCGTGACGGACAATATTTACAGCTCGCGTTTTCGACATGTAGATGAACTGCGCCGTATGGGAGCTTCCTTGAAGATTGAAGGAAGATCGGCTGTCATCGAAGGCGGAAGCAAACTGAATGGTGCCAAGGTGGTCGCTTCAGATTTGCGTGCGGGAGCAGCTTTGTTCATTGCCGGCCTGGCAACGAACGGCACGACAGAATTAGAAGGACTCGAACATATAGATCGTGGCTACGAAAACCTGGTGGGCAAGTTGCAAGCCTTGGGGGCCGACATTACTCGTGTGGGCCTGCAAAGCATGGAAAACCACCAGCGTTAA
- the fsa gene encoding fructose-6-phosphate aldolase, translating into MRFLIDTANVEEIREIHEWGVLAGVTTNPSLVAKEGRDFVETLKEILDIVDGPISAEVISTDAKGMIEEGEKLAALSKNIVIKLPMTAEGLKATKYFAKRKIRTNVTLVFSANQALLAARAGASFVSPFLGRLDDIGQDGMQLIEDIAEIFSVHGIDTEIIAASVRHPVHVTEAARRGSHFATIPAKVFKQLIAHPLTDSGLEKFLADWASMQK; encoded by the coding sequence ATGCGTTTTTTGATCGATACAGCAAACGTTGAAGAAATTCGCGAGATTCACGAATGGGGAGTTCTGGCGGGCGTAACGACAAATCCGTCTCTGGTTGCCAAAGAAGGACGCGATTTTGTTGAAACCCTGAAAGAAATTCTCGATATTGTTGACGGTCCGATCAGTGCCGAAGTCATCAGTACCGATGCAAAAGGCATGATCGAAGAGGGAGAGAAGCTCGCTGCTCTCTCGAAAAACATCGTTATCAAGCTGCCAATGACCGCAGAAGGTTTGAAGGCAACCAAGTATTTTGCCAAGCGCAAAATCAGAACAAACGTAACACTGGTGTTCTCCGCGAACCAGGCACTTTTGGCTGCGCGCGCAGGTGCGAGCTTCGTGTCTCCGTTCCTGGGACGCTTGGATGATATTGGTCAAGATGGTATGCAATTGATCGAAGATATTGCAGAAATCTTTTCTGTTCACGGTATCGACACCGAAATCATTGCGGCATCTGTGCGCCACCCTGTTCACGTAACGGAGGCAGCCCGCCGTGGTTCTCACTTCGCTACCATTCCAGCGAAAGTCTTCAAACAACTCATTGCCCACCCACTGACAGACAGTGGCTTGGAGAAATTCCTCGCTGACTGGGCAAGCATGCAAAAATAA
- the fba gene encoding class II fructose-1,6-bisphosphate aldolase has protein sequence MPLVPMTAFTEDVKKHKYAVGQFNLNNLEFTQAITEAAMEEKSPVIFGVSEGALKYMGIDYTVAIAKVAAERAGVPVALHLDHGSNFDMVMKCIRAGFSSVMFDGSHHSFEDNLRLTKQVVEAAHAVGVSVEGELGTIGGVEDDLSVDEEDATLANPEEAIRFWEETKVDYVAIAVGTAHGMYKGVPKIRYDIIEKVASNIGAPIVLHGGSGVPDEAIIESIRLGVGKINVNTESQVACTETVRKVLAAKPNEIDPRKYLGPARDAIKEVVKGKMRLFGSSNRA, from the coding sequence ATGCCACTGGTACCTATGACCGCTTTTACCGAAGACGTCAAAAAGCATAAATACGCCGTCGGACAATTTAACCTGAACAATCTGGAGTTTACTCAAGCGATTACGGAAGCTGCGATGGAAGAAAAATCGCCTGTGATCTTTGGTGTTTCTGAGGGTGCATTGAAATACATGGGGATCGATTATACAGTAGCGATTGCAAAAGTGGCTGCTGAACGAGCAGGAGTTCCTGTTGCTTTGCATCTTGACCATGGTAGCAATTTTGACATGGTAATGAAGTGCATTCGTGCTGGGTTCTCTTCTGTTATGTTCGATGGTTCCCATCATTCGTTTGAAGATAACCTTCGCCTGACCAAACAGGTTGTAGAGGCTGCTCACGCTGTTGGCGTATCGGTAGAAGGTGAACTCGGTACCATCGGCGGGGTGGAAGACGACTTGTCTGTTGACGAGGAAGATGCCACTCTGGCAAATCCTGAGGAAGCAATCCGCTTTTGGGAAGAAACAAAAGTAGACTACGTAGCGATTGCTGTAGGTACAGCACACGGTATGTACAAAGGAGTTCCAAAAATCCGCTACGACATTATCGAAAAAGTAGCGAGCAATATTGGAGCGCCGATCGTTCTTCACGGTGGTTCCGGCGTACCAGACGAAGCGATTATCGAATCCATCCGTTTGGGCGTAGGAAAAATCAATGTAAATACAGAAAGCCAAGTCGCATGCACGGAAACAGTTCGCAAAGTGCTGGCTGCCAAGCCGAATGAGATCGACCCACGCAAATACCTGGGCCCTGCTCGCGATGCGATCAAGGAAGTAGTCAAAGGAAAAATGCGCCTGTTCGGAAGCAGCAACCGCGCGTAA